The genomic interval tgctcgaaacagaTTTGGCTAACCGAGTATGACATAATTATTTACGGAATTGTCCGAAGTGTGTTCGTGTAAAATATGTTCTCTTTGAATTTGTctgtgtgtgcgcgtgtgtacATGTATGTGTGTAATTCACGTGTAAAAGCCAGTTTCGCGTTGCCGGGAACAAATCGTcactttaaaatattttctatcgtTCCGTGTTTGCATAGACGATCCTACGTGTTTCGCTTGAACAGGctaattttaattaatcgaGAAATCACCGTGCGCCATTATGTAGATTCATCATCCTAGTAAGAGTATAATCGTTAAAATATAACTGTTATAACCTACAAACTACAGCTAAACATTATTCTCGTTTAAACTGGTTTCGTTTCTCGCTCTagctctctctcactcgctctctttctctcactctctctctctctctctctctctcgcgcatcTCGTTCTAATTCTTAATATTTTGACAGGTTTTTCCTTCCGCAGTCTTCCAATTGTTTCATATTCACGCGCGCGTGCAACTATCCTACACGAATAAACGAGTGCAAATCGTCCAAAATTCAACCGGCTCCCGGCGCGTGAATTATTCAGTCTTtcgtttatatatattttttttcttgtttcgcGTTTATCGGTATGTTAGTCGCTAATACTACATtaatcgttattattattattattttttattattaatattattattatcgttaCCATTAAATTTAAACTTCTTTCATCGTTTCATCCAATTCTTTTTTTCCTTGACTTGCACGAAAAATATTATGCTACGTTTACTCGCGACGTTTAGATTCGAATGCTAAAGTCCGTAAATAGAGTAGGTATTAAATGATGTATGCTTATAATTTAAAGCCACAGATTTCGATGTTGCATCACCTAACCATGATGCAATTAAACGACGCGTCTCCGTCGCATCTCTCAACGTcactacatataatatttagtCTTATACCCTTTTTTTTTACGTTCGCTTAATACATTCTTAAGGCCTTTAAAATCCGTTTGTTGTATAAACTCTTCGCCTTTTTTTCCGctttcatttctttttgttctttccTCTCGTTACAGCCTAACCACGTTCCCGAAAGAAGAGACACCTGGTAACTCTCGCATTCGAGTGTTTGTGTCTGTGTGTGTCCGTGTGTCTCTGTGTGTAAAAAATCTTCCCGAGATCTGTGCGCAGAACTACAAAGCATACACGCTGTTCATTGCCCCATCTTGGAACAGTTAGAGACTAATTTAAAAAACGTGTACGTTCTCATGTTACATTAATTTTtccagttttctttttttttcaatgcATGTAACGAACTATCaaacttttccttttttccttctTTTAAGTATGCTTCCACTCTAGGGAAAGTTACAGTGATAATACAGTGATAGTGGAGATAGTATAATAGTAGTAATAGCAGTACTTGTAATAGTAATAGTGGCGCTACTAGTAGTAGAGTAGTAGGAATAGTGATAGCATAATGATAGAATGGTAGTAGTAGAAGCAGCaataacgatagaggatacaaataGTAACAGCATAAAAGCATACGAATAATTGGTGTTAGTTGGTTGTCAGAGAGATATGGTGGCATCAGCAGTGATAATAAGGGTTACATAGCAATAATAATGGCATTAACTATAATGCTAGCAATAATAATATGGTGAATAGTAATGACGATGgcgacgatgacgatgatggTGGCAAAGCTTGTTTTTTCACGACAATTACAAAAACCAATCATGGTAATATAGCAATAGAGGCGATGGCGACAAGAGCAGattaaaaaagataattctaataatgataaaaagaaGTAAAATCAGTCAGTTCATTAAAATGAATTACATTACATTAGTATAATGTGTCCCTGGCGCTTAAAATCAGACGAAATTCCATTTCCCGAAATggataacacgaaaaaaaataatattgcaaaCATCGCACAATAATGTGGTGTACCTTTTTCGTCCCCCATTTTTTTTCCATATTATACGTTAAACGATTTAATCCGCTTCCCATAAAATTCTATCatatgtgtatacatatatattcttTATATAATACATTTATATAGATGCAGCAAATAGTCAAGGAAAGAATCTATCTTCCTAATAGCATTTGGCTTGCCAAATTCTGTCAGTTtcattaaatagtataattgcATCgggtataataaaaaatattatttttttttgtttaaattctcACGAGTCGTTCAGACGTCGCAAGCTGAGTGTCCTCGGTAATGTCTCTTTAAATGTCGGACATTTCTTTTCATTTGGTAGGGCTATTAAAGCGTGTGAATTTATGCGCGTCAAAGTACGCACAACTGTCAGCACTATCATCGCTGTCGATCTCTTTAGTTGCAAGATCTATGGGAGTCAGTCTTGCCTTCGGCTTTGAAAAAACGGAGCTCGGAcacatatatatctatatatcacTTCATAAAAATTTCCCTTTCTCTTTTCAAACAGGACTTACTGCGTAGATCCAGTCATCGAAACGAAGAATTCGTTAGGCCTCACCGAAGCCACCGATCGCTTGTTCTGTCATTCTTAAACAAAGAGATTCCAGACGAGAGTTAATCTCCGGCTCCGTTGTTTCGGATGTGTTGTTCCCGGTTTGACCAAGAAAATGATCCCTCGGCGCGCTGTATGTGCGCTGTAACGTTCTTTGTAACTGCTGCAGTACagaaaatcaaagttttaagAAAAGAATCTGTGGTTGATTAATTGTTAAGACTGTGAGATTTTTGTTTGGTACAAGTACCTGTAAACTAGACTCTTGTAAACTGGGTCGTTTCTCGGTTGTGTGAACTGAACGTAAGGTATTCTGATTTACACTTTGGCTCTGATTGTTTTGTAGGTACGGTGTGGATATGCTGTTCCTGTGAGGGCTAACCACGAACGAATTGTTCTGCTGATGTGCATTGTGAATGTGACCTAAGTTCAAACTTGGCTTTCTGTTGTGCTGTTGTGGATTACAATATCTTCTGTTATTGTATCCATAATTGTGTTGCCATCTGAAATTATAATTGATAAATTATATCAATACCGATGTAACGACAACAATGAACTTCAGTAATTATTTCTGTAAACGATGTACAATCATTATTTCATTTCCCTTACTTCGGAGTGGGTCGTGGATTTCCAAGTCTACTACGCCACTGTTGTACCTTTTCCTTCTGGTTTGGTGTAAAGCAATCATGCTGCAATACTttttctaatatgttaatacaAGCGCACAAAATGCCATCATCCACGCTATCCAATGCCAATCTGCTACACACTAAGAAATAAACGAACACAGTTACGTTAAAAAAGTTTTTCACAGTTGTTACCCATGTGCATTGtaacttttgttttttcttaaacGTCATGCTCACAGGAATGCTATACTCACGTTTACCAAGAACCTTGGTGAATTGCGCAGGTATGTCTTGAGGATCGTTTTCTTGACTTGGTTTCATGGGCGTAGCTAATATTGTTTTCAACTCGTCAATGGTATTGACCAGTATCGTTGGTCCTTGTGAAAACGATGCTGACTGTGTGTTATCACGTGTTGGCTGCAACAAGTCTTTTTCTAAATTTACAAGCGTAGTATAGCGTTGCTGCAACTTCGCAATGGAAAGGGCTAGTTTATGCCTGGCTCCTTTTGTTACAGCCTGTTCTGCTAATTGTTCTTCAGTCAATTGAAGCATCTCTTCGTAACTCAGAGTAACGAAAAGATAACTATACTTATGAAGGCGCAAGGTTTTAAGCCATGACGGTACATCTGTAAATATAACCAAATAGATTATACAGATTGTCCAACGATATACTATGAATTTTTTGAAGTTGTACAAGCGCTTACCTCTCATACCACTAGCAAGTGATAGATTAGAAGCTTCATCTAAACGTCCTTCGCTGCCACTACTTGCACACGAGCTTTGAGGGCTCAATGGGCCTAATCCAATAAGATTGCCTGTTTAGGAGTTCACAATTACTCAAAATAAAACCGAATTGTAATTATAAAAGCACGCGGTATCTCGTGTTATAACTTTAAAGTAAACTAACTGGTATGGTCTCCAGAGATGCTAAAACTTCTTGGCTTGTGCCTGGTCGTGCAATTTACATTGTTACTGCGATCGACTACTTCTAAATGATGAGGTGGAGCAACTGGTGGTGTTAAACTGTTTGACCGACGTTGGCGAGTTACAGGTGGAggaaattgtaaattaaaggcAGTACCTGGTTGTGTaccaaataaatttgtttgatCGTTCTGTTGTTTAGAATTTCGTTGCCATGCATTATCCCACCTGCAGAGAAGATAAATGTTCCATAAAAGTAAACACaaacaatatatataaattgAATTTATGGATTTTCTTAACTCACCTAATAGTACTATTGGTGTACTCTTCGAGACTATGTATAGGTGGTGTACCGCTAATGCGTTCTTCAAGATGACGAAGCCATTGAGTCAAAGAACGTCTATCTTGACTAGTAATAGCTGGATGGATCAAAGTATAACTTAATAGTTGTTGAATTTGTTCTGTGTATTGACCTGTGGTTACACAGTGGCTTACTAATTCTGGTATAGCTACTAAGTAGCATTGTTTGCACTCTACATTCCCAGGCCTTAATAATGGCAGATGTGTTAGAAGTTGATTGATAGCAACTTCCGTTGATTCGGAGAGTAAGGAGTTGATAAATGCTGTAAAATATTATCAGTAAGTATCTTTAAACACAACTGTAATGTGTTCATATTAGGTACCAAGCATTACCTGGATTATTGGCATTTAATTCCTGCGTGTCTAACTCAGAAACTGAGTGCAAGGAATGTTGCACTGCTTGTGCAAGAAACCTTGCCTGAACTGCAGGAATGCGCCGAAGTAGAGCATAAAGAACTACAGTCTGTTCGCACTCATTCCACTGTGAAAAAACTCTAGTGAGTTCGCCTACTTGTTCACAGAACAAAGGGCCATGTGACCACTTCATTTTTGTCAGTGTTTCAATGTCAAGGAGCAAATATTGAAAGCTCCACTTTCTGTCGTATTTTGTCAGTTACAATTTATCTGTATTCCAACGATGATTCGACAGTAACAGACATGTGCCAATATTCTGTTGCAAAAAGAATGTACTATTTAAATTACATATTTAGTTGTATTTTTTGTATGAAGATTtatttgcaaaatgaaaatacaaaatttcatatatGCAGTATGAACTCATAATCAAAGGATAAATCATAAAAATTCGTCTATCTTTTGTTTAACACCAAATCTacatattctaatatttaaaaatttttatgtaattaatACGAGTTGGATATTTatttgtatatacatatatcaagAGCAAAATGTAGAGTTGGAGcatttaaattgttttatttatataagGAACATTGTGTCGTCGctaaaattgtgtaaaaaataaaacagtgttatcgaattaatatttaacataAACTAACATATCAGCTTTCTAGTACAGTGAACGTGTTCTGCGCATAAGCCACTAATCATCAATCAATCATTTTCCAAAAATAATATACTAAATTAACCTCGTTAATGTTCGGAGCAAAGAATTAAGACTCCAACAAGGAAAAAAGACAACAATAACATTAACTAGCCGTAATCTAAATTCGCATtaaaagtattttctttttcaaactAATGTCGTAAGGATCCGTTCGACTTCTCTCTGACGAAATAATAATTACGGTTGCTGTACAAAGCGGTTGGATTTTCAGGCAGTTTGTACACACAATAACGAGCGGAGATGTTCGACATAACCTCGAAAGTGTCTGTGTACACTGCATCGACTGTAGATACATCGATAAGAATTCCGCTGAGGTCAAGTTTGTTTACCCCGCGATGCGTGTATATTTATAGCTTTCCTGTTACGATCCATTTGGCGGTGCAATGGCACCGTGTGCGAGACTTTACATGTCTAACAGCAATTGATAAGATTTCATTCTTTTCACGGACAGAAATATCATAGAGGCGTCGCGGAGGTCTTGCCGACAATAGAAAAGCACTCGCGCAGTAAAATTCATACGTTTCCTAGTACAATTCCGTTTGAAATTTCCATAGAATACTTCGAAGTCGCTTTCGTCGGTGCCGCCGCGTATCTTTGTATGCGTGGAACACTGTAGAGGGGCAAGGACGAAGAACGAAGGGAGGAAAACAAGGGAATTAAAAAAACTCATCTATGCGAAAAATATTAATCGTTTTTATACGGAAAAACTGCCGGGCAACGAAGAACTTAACATTTGGCTGATTTTAATACGATCGATAGAGTTATTCTACAAATGTAATGAATATATTCGCTACTGTACGACCAGTACTCGGCCATTGAGCCGAACAGCAAACAACAAATTGTATGCTCGAATCGGTTAACACGCTAGTGCTATGTAACATAATTACACGTTGTTGTAATTACCGTGTGCAAGGCTGGAGATGGCTGCTCCACAGAATCGTTGTCTCCCTtgcaaaataacaataatacacAATTACAGCATTTTATACGACGTTGAGTTAAAGGAAACATCTATCCACCATGCGGTATGGTGGGCCTACGTGACCACACTGGTTCGTCGTCGCGACTCGTTGCAGAACTTCGCCTTCGCTATTGGTTCTTGCTCGAACGGTATCAACCAACCGCACGACAGTTTGGGGCGCGGTTCGTTTGTGTCTCAAATATGTCGAGCATTATCAATTTTTCAGTATGCGcccaaaaattttaattgaatttattccACAATCAatcgtaatttataattcattaatttttttttatattttgacTAAAATGTTTGTCACAGCTAACTAGGAAAACCGATATCATGTGGAAACTAATAAAAACTAATCTTTTATGTATAATGTCCGTATATTAAGCTAAACaagaatttataaaaaggatggTGAAAAAGAATACTTGATTAAGTATTTGTAGTGGGTTCAGTTATGTCATTCAAAGACACTCGTTCATTTAATTAATGCTGTTTTATTTAATGTCACTAATCCATGTCTACTTTATATGTATATTCAAACTGCCAACGTAAAGTACACACAATCTTTATTTCCAATCAGATTTACCGTGATATAGGTACatattgaatgaaaaaatttttttttaattattagtaGTATGCTATATTGCAAGGCAAAGTATGTACtataatttacaaaaatgtttaataacAAGTATAAGTTGTTGTACATTTGCAGAACAATTGTAAAATTATTCCAAATAATGAAGGAACACAAAAAGGAGAACAACTGCTTATATATTGACTATGATATTCTGTATTTTTTATCCTAAGTCCTGTTATTTGAAGGGTAGTAAATATTGTCACCCATTCCATCGGTTTCAGTGACTAAAGCTCGTTCCAGGATGACACGGCCTTCTTTGTAACGTTGATTATCGTCTGTTGCAAATTCATATGACCACCCGAGCTTAGCATCACAGTTTTTGCAGCTGACATCTCTGACCATGTGACGACCCGTCAGCATCACTCTATCCTGAACCTCGCTGTATATCATTGTAGATGAATTAAATTATGAATATGTAATAATTTTATAAGATTATTCCATTAGTACAATTTCTCTGAGATTTTGTACACTTAACAATGGTATCCTGTGTGCTAAATACTGCTAAAAAGCTAAATACACgcatcaataaaaaaaatcatgaaCCTAAGAATAAATGGATAATACACAAAAACTGACAGTGTATTGTTAAGAAGATAACAAAACTATATTTTTGcttctgtaaataattttattcagatGATACAAGTACCAGATATCAGTTCAATGTCAGTATACTACATTTAGACCCACTAaaccaaataaaaataacattatATCATGTACTCATAtttaactttaaaaaaaaaagaagaaaaacgaaTTTGATCATTATTTTTCTCTCGTGTACATTCATATGAATTTTTGTTCACGAAAGATAATTCCCATGTTGTTCAAATGTAGACAAGTTCCATTTTCTTAGGTACATGGAAACAATAATATTCCATCTTGCACAATTGTCTTTGTCTGTCAACTACGAGAATGTTCGAAACGTAATGGCAGAATATGACGTATTGAATCAATTAATATGAATCTATGTTCAAAAGAAACGTCACGAAAATATGAGTACCTGTAATTTAAGTTGACGACTTTGTTAAAGAGAAAAGCACGGCCCGTAGCTCCCGTAAAACGCGTGCTTATCAGCTGAGCTCTGTTTGTAAGATTGGTGTCACAGGACGCGCAAGAAAATAGACGAGTACCTCCAATATGTTCCAAAAAAATTACGCCCATCCTGAAATATCGTTAATCGCTTCCTAGAAGTTTGACACGAAATAGTAACGGTTGAAAATTCAAGCAAATTTACTTCGACTCTGCGGGACGAGCAAGTCAAGTAATTTGGCGTAGGTATCACTACCGTCACAGCACTATATAAACACTACGCACAATAATATACATGGACACACACGAGTGTTCGTAGTTGTCAAGTCAGTTAATCGCGTTTCATGAATTTCAAACTACAAGAAGCGTAAACcttatccaagttttcagcatCGCGACTAAAGCGACTCTAGCAAAGAGATTCTTCAAATCATACGTAATTGTCTTGCTTTAAATTTTGTTTCAGTTGTGTATATATTTGAAAAAGAGTAAAAAGAACTGACAGCAATCATTAGAAATTACTTACAGCAAGCCTTCACTTTGTACAATAAGAAATCTTAAAAAGCTTACAGTGTCACTAAATAAGTAAAATGACTTTCGATAATAAtatcagggcccgctctaggggggggggacaacccgggcattagcccggggcgccaaaatttaggggcgccattttggctttggctgtaagtgtgagaaaaatattgatgttttaaatattcagttaatagaaaatttctgactatccttgccagacaattttgctaaaaaaaaaggtcattctgttcagcgcggtgcttagtgcttaaaaaggggcgacaatttgtttttttgcccggggcgtcgtaaccgctagagcgggccctgataATATGCATCTATAatgtagacatttatttttcatataacacaattacaaaacatttctgtttattttaatagtaaaaaaataatatttaacaatcCATTAACATAAAGCGATTCTCCATCTGGGGTTTGCTCTTTATCGTTTAGGAGTAcgcgaaaaaattaataatatcggAACAAGATTTTATTAATTGATAAATGAGATATAcaaaaaatgtacaattttcaCTTTAGCTGCAGATtggtttcattatttatttatgcaaCATGTTGGACATAACTGCAAGTATATAAACTACAAAAATATGAGGGGTGAAATACAAAAAATGAATTGCCAAGAGGCgcataaataagaaaaaaattggTAACCACTGaaataaacgaaaaataaaatgggCATATGAAAGTTTTAAATTGTTcttaatattcttattattttaaattatatacagCAGGCTTCGGATTTAACTGCTCGATCCAAGGCTTTTTCGAAGGCGACGCCCCCTTGACCCGGCCGCGCGTCTTGCTCCCGTGACAGTCCAAGTTCTCGAGCCACCTCAGGCCCGTACCATATGAACTGCGACTCTCGTATCGATAAATTTCCACATCACCCATGAGGTGCTATTGTCAATGTGTTTTGTTTTGTCAGTGGTATTCCCTGTAGGCCTACTCCACTGCGTCGCAagataatttcaagaaaataaatttggaagatagcttttaattatattgtcAAAACTTGACGAACATTTAGAAAAACAAGATTTTCGCGCACGTTTAGATCTGTTTGATAGATCCAAAATATTGATGGAAAGGCTGGATGTTGCTATTTGcatagcagacgatagcgagACAAACTGCAATGAAAACGTGAAAACACGTGATGTGGAAATCTATCGATACGAGCCCTAATGCGCCACGCGCAGTTCATATGGTACGAGCCTGAGATGGCTCGAGAACTATGACTGTAACGGGGAGCGAGACGCGCGGTCGGGTCAAGGGGGCGTAACCTTCGAAAAAACCTCGGATCGAACAGTTAAATCCGAAGCTTGATATATAAACAtcataacatatttttagaaaatgatgCAAGaactataaatatatacattaaaGAATGATTTGATTTTTAGAAtagtaaaatttaataaatcgatttttaattgaaatatttatttgtcgTTGTATGTTGTATATCATATAGTCTCAAAATATAATTCAACAACTTCAAAGTTACATCAAAATATTAtatctttattattaatataaatgGTATACAATATGTTAcaagtatatatacatatacatatatgtatgtaagtgtatgtatatatatatacatatatatatataatataatatatatgttcgtgtaaattatatttttaaagctAGGTACATAGATGTTTGTGCAGTAAAATTCGAAACACTTTCCCTtgatattttttcaataattccaCGTATTCGGACATTGGCCACGAAGCCTCGCTATAATTATATACCGTAACCACACTTAGAAAATGTAGAAGGTATAAGTGTAAATGTCAGAAAACAGTTAGAATACCGAAACGAATCGAAAATATATTATTGGTCATTGATTAATATCTATGTTCAAATCTCTTCAAGGCACATTTGAAATATAATCAGTATACTCATTTCCGTATTACAGAGGAATTTACTAACATTAGTTGCTCCTATCATTTTACTAACAGTATCTGGAGTTAGACTTCAGTGAACATAAAAAGGTgagaaagaaaaggagagagaaaaatcaatagaaaaatataaaatattaaaaactccTTTAGCCAAAATCACAGACGAGTCCCTTACTTTCTCAAACAGAGCACAGAATCGCAATTTCATGGTCTTAATACTAAAATAATAGTTAGtcgatataaatattataaatatacatttatatatatatatatatgtagtcTTATCAAATTACATACGTACATATACACATGCTTTCTGATACACAAAAACACTTACTAAcaataaaatttacattttttataCTTTCTCGTAAATTACATCATcacgtatgtatatatgtacgcACGTACAACGTATAAATAGTGGTCTTGCACatgtgtataaatatatatacatatatttatacatgtatattttTGATTATATCCTTTTTTGATATTCAGATCATGAAGGATATCTTTCATAATACTGCACCTATTTCTATGTACATAAAATGTTTACAGAACATAATGAAATATAGATTAAACTTATGCCGATGATAATAACAAAAATAGTAACAAGTGACTTTGCAATTATTACGTGTTATCATTACTACACATAGATATGATAAAATGCCCTGTTCAACGGCTTTATTTAAGATTCATGGCTCTATTAGTGTTACCTTTCAATtatgtttatataattttataattagaaaaattagtttacAAGATCCGACTCTTGCCTTTCCAACATCATCTTATATAATACACACTGACTAACATTCTTTTAGTATATATGTTCTTTTCTCTCTTCGTTCATTGATAATTTTTCCTAGTCAGGTCCTACTTCAAGAAAATATTCGTCTGTTTTTTATTAAAAGTTTCACAAATTTTCCAATGAACATTAATACATACGGgcattttttctttaaattatatataatggCTATCATTCATCTGCACTGCAGGTGTTCATCAACAAGTATAGAAACGTGTGAcgcaatattttaataattacacGCAACGCAAAGTGAAAACTAGAATCTTCCTTCAGTATGTAATAGTAACAACATTATTCGTTAACAaactatacaaaaaaaaaaagggaaactgTCTCTCAGTGACCTTCTTCGCGGAATATTTATGTAACATAAAAGAAATATCTTCATATGTTTTGTTGCGAAATAATCTTTTAGCGGTCacgatattaatatttatataaacaGCGGTTAACGATATGAATATTAACAGTAATAATGTGGTACAGTTTCGATCACTTGGAAACGTTATTATGTTTCAACAGCAATCAAAagcaattatttcaataattattctaataaaaaattatattaaagaaATAAACGAATATAGTTTTGGCTTTGCACAGTGCAAGTTTGTATCGCGAACAACCGCTAAACATCGAAAAATATATCTTATGTATTAATTTTGGTAAGTTTTGTTCTGTAGGCGGCAACTGTTGCGAGACATGCCAGTGCTTCCAAATCCGGCGATGCACACCACgctattaatatttgtatagataattaaaattttttgagaatacacatttaaaaattattattagaagtattatatataaaattcaaatgttacgaaaattaaacaaataatcAATTTTGTACTCgtcaaattgaaattatttggCTTGTATAACTCTAAGTAAtcgacaataaaaataatagtcAACGAAGATAAAGTataaaacattatatgtatatatctcaCAGTGTGTTATTTTGAGTAAAATGAAATGTGTAGAAGTAAATAAACAAGATACTACTGCTTATCCTATACTTACGTTTATTAGATTCATCTGCTTCATTTTGTGTGGAATCACTTGTAGCGGCTGCATTACGCGTAATGCTCTGTTTCCGTGCTTTCCTTTTTTGACTTCCAACAAGGAGTGCTTTATCAGATTCTTCTGTACTTTCACGATCTGTTtgattatttgaaacatttGCTTGACCATTAGCGTTACAATTGTTTTGATTTTTCTTGTTATTTGAAGTTGACATTAATTTCTGtactatttttttctttttcgtacgttgttgtttcttcttttcctgAAATTCTTCTAAACTTAAGGATGGTAACgcttcaattttcttttctaaatTAAAATCCCTACACAA from Halictus rubicundus isolate RS-2024b chromosome 2, iyHalRubi1_principal, whole genome shotgun sequence carries:
- the Smg gene encoding sterile alpha motif domain containing protein 4 smaug, translating into MKWSHGPLFCEQVGELTRVFSQWNECEQTVVLYALLRRIPAVQARFLAQAVQHSLHSVSELDTQELNANNPAFINSLLSESTEVAINQLLTHLPLLRPGNVECKQCYLVAIPELVSHCVTTGQYTEQIQQLLSYTLIHPAITSQDRRSLTQWLRHLEERISGTPPIHSLEEYTNSTIRWDNAWQRNSKQQNDQTNLFGTQPGTAFNLQFPPPVTRQRRSNSLTPPVAPPHHLEVVDRSNNVNCTTRHKPRSFSISGDHTSNLIGLGPLSPQSSCASSGSEGRLDEASNLSLASGMRDVPSWLKTLRLHKYSYLFVTLSYEEMLQLTEEQLAEQAVTKGARHKLALSIAKLQQRYTTLVNLEKDLLQPTRDNTQSASFSQGPTILVNTIDELKTILATPMKPSQENDPQDIPAQFTKVLGKLCSRLALDSVDDGILCACINILEKVLQHDCFTPNQKEKVQQWRSRLGNPRPTPKWQHNYGYNNRRYCNPQQHNRKPSLNLGHIHNAHQQNNSFVVSPHRNSISTPYLQNNQSQSVNQNTLRSVHTTEKRPSLQESSLQQLQRTLQRTYSAPRDHFLGQTGNNTSETTEPEINSRLESLCLRMTEQAIGGFGEA
- the Yippee gene encoding yippee zinc finger protein, coding for MGVIFLEHIGGTRLFSCASCDTNLTNRAQLISTRFTGATGRAFLFNKVVNLNYSEVQDRVMLTGRHMVRDVSCKNCDAKLGWSYEFATDDNQRYKEGRVILERALVTETDGMGDNIYYPSNNRT